One genomic segment of Flagellimonas marinaquae includes these proteins:
- a CDS encoding plasmid mobilization protein, producing MARPKKEIRELKAIHISFRTTVDNYLIVAHNAESCGLSIADYIRKKITGEPLPRYKISPYERKIFVELSRIGNNINQLAIKIHLGQNQPEKLTGQLVELQRLLSEVKQIMVK from the coding sequence ATGGCACGGCCAAAAAAAGAAATTAGAGAGCTTAAAGCAATTCATATCAGTTTTAGAACTACAGTGGATAATTATCTCATTGTAGCTCATAATGCAGAATCTTGCGGGCTTTCAATTGCTGATTATATCCGAAAAAAAATTACAGGAGAACCTTTACCTAGATATAAGATCTCTCCTTATGAAAGAAAAATTTTCGTTGAGCTGAGCAGGATAGGTAACAATATTAACCAGTTGGCCATCAAAATTCATTTAGGGCAGAACCAACCCGAAAAATTGACGGGACAACTTGTGGAACTACAAAGGTTGCTTTCTGAAGTAAAACAAATTATGGTAAAATAA
- a CDS encoding type IV toxin-antitoxin system AbiEi family antitoxin domain-containing protein, with protein sequence MQLADFIKNRLSLEEYSFSRDEYMAYSGKDANAIATDLAYLSEKGEIFALRKGFYLIIPPRYSKLGVLPLELYVNKLFEHLDKPYYIGLYSAAQIHGAAHQQVQTGYIITQSTRMLDIHKKNVTINFFLTSNWPKANIVQKKSDAGYFNVSDPLLTIVDLIYHQRKLGGINRILANIEELLEEVEPSEMDSLLQWYPHKSVLQRLGFLIDYINPEENLREPLIVHLERHGFYPVLLNTSDKIKPGAVDNKWKVDVNLALESDI encoded by the coding sequence ATGCAGCTCGCCGATTTTATCAAAAATAGATTGTCATTGGAAGAATATTCATTCTCCCGTGATGAATATATGGCTTATTCAGGGAAGGACGCAAATGCTATTGCAACGGATTTAGCCTATTTATCTGAGAAAGGGGAGATTTTTGCCTTAAGAAAAGGATTCTATCTTATCATACCGCCAAGATATTCAAAGTTGGGTGTTTTGCCATTGGAGCTTTATGTCAATAAATTATTTGAACATTTGGATAAGCCCTATTACATTGGTTTATACTCGGCAGCACAAATACATGGAGCAGCCCATCAACAGGTACAGACTGGATACATCATCACACAAAGCACTAGAATGTTGGATATTCATAAAAAAAATGTAACCATAAATTTTTTTCTTACCTCTAATTGGCCCAAGGCCAATATTGTCCAAAAAAAATCGGATGCTGGTTATTTTAATGTTTCAGACCCATTACTGACCATTGTAGATTTAATATACCACCAAAGAAAGTTAGGAGGAATAAATAGAATATTGGCAAATATCGAGGAACTTTTAGAAGAAGTTGAGCCAAGTGAAATGGATTCCTTATTGCAATGGTATCCGCATAAAAGTGTTTTACAGCGGTTGGGTTTTTTAATCGATTATATAAACCCAGAAGAGAATTTGCGTGAGCCACTTATTGTGCATTTGGAAAGACATGGGTTTTACCCTGTACTGTTGAATACATCGGATAAAATCAAACCAGGTGCAGTGGATAATAAATGGAAAGTGGATGTGAACTTAGCTCTAGAAAGCGATATATGA
- a CDS encoding nucleotidyl transferase AbiEii/AbiGii toxin family protein, with protein MIPRPYIAEWQENAPWKSFAQIEQDLIISRMLVAIFSDDFLYENLAFRGGTALHKLYLNPAPRYSEDIDLVQIKEGPIKPIMERLDQIIDFFEEPRKTQVRGHGAKALYRFNSEYENIRMRVKIEINCREHFNVLDWVEFPFEVENTWFTGRTKIRTYSINELLGTKLRALYQRSKGRDLFDLDYSRTHINLETASIIECFNEYMAFSVGKPPSQKEFLQNIEAKENDSGFTGDMEALLRPEIEYDQKAAFRWLKNEILKTEE; from the coding sequence ATGATACCACGGCCCTACATAGCAGAATGGCAAGAAAATGCTCCTTGGAAATCATTCGCCCAGATAGAGCAAGATTTGATTATAAGTCGTATGCTGGTTGCCATATTCTCCGATGATTTCTTATATGAAAACCTAGCTTTTAGAGGTGGTACGGCATTACACAAGTTATATCTTAACCCAGCACCTCGGTATTCAGAAGATATTGATTTGGTTCAAATTAAGGAAGGCCCTATTAAACCTATTATGGAAAGACTGGATCAGATTATAGATTTCTTTGAAGAGCCAAGAAAAACGCAAGTTAGAGGTCATGGCGCAAAAGCTCTATATCGATTTAACTCAGAGTATGAGAATATCCGTATGCGGGTTAAAATTGAAATCAATTGTCGAGAGCATTTTAATGTTCTTGACTGGGTTGAATTCCCATTCGAAGTTGAGAATACCTGGTTTACAGGCAGGACCAAAATACGAACATATAGCATCAATGAACTTTTAGGAACTAAGTTACGGGCATTGTACCAACGAAGTAAAGGCCGCGATCTTTTTGATTTGGATTATTCGCGGACGCACATAAATTTGGAAACGGCTTCTATTATAGAATGTTTCAATGAATATATGGCCTTTTCGGTTGGAAAGCCACCAAGTCAAAAAGAGTTTTTACAAAATATTGAAGCTAAGGAAAATGATTCTGGTTTTACTGGGGACATGGAAGCCTTGTTGCGTCCTGAAATTGAATATGACCAAAAAGCAGCATTTAGATGGTTGAAAAATGAAATACTTAAAACCGAAGAATGA
- a CDS encoding helix-turn-helix domain-containing protein, which produces MKRIFIMDDDGLKEYVPVESLKNNLAPKLEDKDNQNQTENEMLTIADLVKKFKVTRPTIYSWMEKGLLKKIPIGGRVLFHPNDIDELIDRLRGISS; this is translated from the coding sequence ATGAAGCGTATATTTATCATGGACGACGATGGATTAAAGGAGTACGTTCCTGTGGAATCTCTCAAAAACAATCTAGCTCCAAAACTGGAGGATAAGGATAATCAAAATCAAACTGAAAATGAAATGTTGACGATTGCCGATTTGGTCAAGAAATTTAAAGTGACCAGGCCGACCATCTATTCCTGGATGGAAAAAGGGTTGCTCAAAAAGATACCTATTGGCGGACGTGTTCTATTTCATCCCAATGACATCGACGAGCTTATCGATCGGTTAAGGGGTATTTCTTCTTAG
- a CDS encoding HsdM family class I SAM-dependent methyltransferase encodes MTVENTTQTKKLIDNLKAVCASYGLGNDGNEFKIITQVFLYKYLNDKFSYELKKVRPSLTKREKWQLALSEIDEGEYKLLQFDLESNTAFLYPHHVIEYLFDRQNEPEFGKLLDDTLLDIAAKNNDLFAVNTDGGAKIRLFDRVTEFISDPTKRDAFAKALLNKLVDFSFENVMTEGFDFFSTIFEYLVKDYNNDAGGKYAEYYTPHAVAKIMAAILVPEPVKNVTVYDPSAGSGTLLMNLAHAIGPDKCTVYSQDISQKSSTLLRLNLVLNNLVHSIENVIQGNTMTTPYHKEHGALRKFDYIVSNPPFKLDFSDDVEELQKKVNKGRFFAGIPNVPKKAKDKMAIYSLFLQHIAYSLTETGKAAVVVPTGFLTAQSGIDKKIRQYLVDHKMLAGAVSMPSNIFATTGTNVSIVFMDKNNDEKVVFIDASNLGKTVKEGKNQKTVLNTKEEDRIINTFINKTEVDNFSVVVEYDEITTKNYSFNAGQYFEVKIEYEDITLEDFTTLKNTFQSNLKELFAESEKLEKQIQENFKFLNYE; translated from the coding sequence ATGACTGTAGAGAATACAACACAAACTAAAAAACTAATAGACAACCTAAAGGCTGTATGTGCCAGTTATGGTTTAGGGAATGATGGTAACGAGTTTAAGATCATCACCCAAGTATTTTTGTACAAATACCTTAACGATAAATTCTCATATGAGTTAAAAAAAGTAAGGCCAAGTTTAACTAAAAGAGAAAAATGGCAATTGGCATTGAGCGAGATTGATGAAGGGGAATACAAACTCCTACAATTTGACTTGGAAAGTAATACGGCCTTTCTCTATCCCCACCATGTGATTGAGTATTTATTCGATAGACAGAATGAACCTGAATTTGGCAAACTATTGGATGACACTCTTTTGGACATTGCCGCCAAAAACAATGATTTGTTTGCAGTAAATACCGATGGTGGTGCCAAAATCAGGTTGTTTGATAGAGTCACTGAGTTTATTTCGGATCCTACCAAACGGGATGCCTTCGCAAAGGCATTGTTAAATAAGTTAGTGGATTTTAGTTTTGAGAATGTCATGACCGAAGGGTTTGATTTCTTCTCCACCATTTTTGAGTATCTGGTAAAAGATTATAACAATGACGCTGGGGGTAAATATGCTGAATACTATACTCCGCATGCCGTGGCCAAGATAATGGCTGCTATTTTAGTGCCAGAACCTGTTAAGAATGTGACCGTATATGATCCCAGTGCGGGATCGGGCACCTTGCTTATGAATCTAGCTCACGCCATAGGGCCAGATAAATGCACTGTATATTCTCAGGACATTTCGCAAAAATCCTCTACACTGCTACGATTAAACCTCGTGTTAAACAATTTGGTGCACAGTATTGAGAATGTTATCCAAGGTAATACCATGACAACCCCATATCATAAAGAGCACGGAGCTTTACGCAAGTTCGACTACATCGTCAGCAACCCGCCCTTTAAGCTGGACTTTAGCGATGATGTGGAAGAGTTGCAGAAGAAAGTAAATAAAGGTCGCTTTTTTGCGGGAATCCCCAACGTACCAAAAAAAGCCAAAGACAAAATGGCGATTTACTCGCTTTTTTTACAGCACATCGCATATTCTTTGACCGAAACGGGGAAGGCAGCGGTAGTCGTACCTACAGGGTTTTTGACAGCACAAAGTGGTATTGATAAAAAAATACGTCAATACTTAGTTGATCATAAAATGTTGGCCGGAGCGGTAAGCATGCCCAGTAACATTTTTGCCACTACAGGCACAAATGTTTCCATTGTTTTTATGGACAAAAATAATGATGAAAAAGTGGTGTTTATTGACGCCAGCAATTTAGGCAAAACGGTAAAAGAAGGTAAAAATCAAAAAACGGTTTTAAACACTAAAGAGGAAGACCGTATTATAAACACCTTTATCAATAAAACAGAGGTGGATAATTTTTCCGTAGTGGTTGAATACGATGAAATCACTACTAAAAACTATAGTTTTAATGCAGGGCAATATTTTGAGGTAAAAATTGAATATGAAGATATTACTTTAGAAGATTTTACAACACTTAAAAACACTTTTCAAAGTAATCTGAAAGAACTATTCGCTGAAAGTGAAAAGTTAGAAAAGCAGATTCAAGAAAACTTTAAATTCTTGAATTATGAATAA
- a CDS encoding IS1595 family transposase — MEQRFKSLSLFEFQERFSTKEDCLSYLSGLKWRDGYRCRKCGHGHSCPGKAEMSRQCTSCRYVESPTAGTLFHQVKFDLVKAFWIVYFVSTNKKGVTSTELSRKLDLRQKTCWAFKRKVMKAMESSGNHPITGTAEVDETVFGGQEQGVRGRKNGVKKLVVVGIEKRKKGVSRLYARVIPKASAEHLGSFMRDHIDSDAKVTTDQWTGYAPLKKEFKNLGRIPSGKKGNNFPELHRTIMNLKGWLRGVHHHVKDLQDYLDEYCYRFNRSFMKEGIFENLMHRMVNTPPCYIKNISI; from the coding sequence ATGGAGCAAAGATTCAAAAGCCTGTCCCTTTTCGAGTTCCAGGAGCGTTTTTCTACTAAGGAGGACTGTCTGTCATACCTATCGGGACTCAAATGGAGGGACGGATATCGCTGCCGCAAATGTGGCCATGGGCACAGTTGTCCGGGCAAGGCCGAGATGTCCCGCCAATGTACCTCGTGCAGGTACGTGGAATCCCCGACGGCGGGCACCCTTTTCCATCAGGTCAAGTTCGATCTGGTCAAGGCATTCTGGATTGTTTATTTCGTCTCGACCAACAAAAAAGGGGTTACCTCCACCGAGCTGAGCCGCAAACTTGACCTGAGGCAAAAGACCTGTTGGGCCTTCAAGCGAAAGGTGATGAAGGCGATGGAGAGTTCCGGGAACCACCCGATAACCGGCACGGCCGAGGTGGACGAGACTGTCTTCGGTGGACAGGAACAGGGCGTACGCGGCAGGAAGAACGGCGTCAAAAAGCTTGTGGTGGTGGGCATCGAGAAAAGGAAAAAGGGTGTCTCACGCCTCTATGCCCGTGTAATCCCCAAGGCCAGTGCCGAGCACTTGGGCAGTTTCATGAGGGACCATATCGACAGTGATGCGAAGGTCACCACGGACCAATGGACAGGATATGCCCCGCTGAAGAAGGAGTTCAAGAACCTCGGTCGCATACCTTCTGGCAAAAAGGGGAACAACTTCCCCGAACTCCATCGCACGATAATGAATCTCAAGGGATGGTTAAGGGGCGTACACCATCACGTGAAGGATCTACAGGACTACCTCGATGAATATTGCTATAGGTTCAACCGGAGTTTCATGAAGGAAGGGATATTCGAGAACCTTATGCACCGCATGGTCAACACACCGCCATGCTACATAAAAAATATTAGTATCTAA
- a CDS encoding type I restriction endonuclease subunit R: MMFNEDSRVKIPAILHLTQLGYTYLSLKESSWDVETNIFADIFKTSIERINPHLESQDIERLYQEISLSLDNNDLGKAFYNMLVQRSGTKLLDLENFGNNSFHVVTELTYKNGEDEFRPDVIVLINGMPLVFIEVKKPNNRDGVLDERRRIKRRFQNKKFKKFVNLTQFMIFSNNMEYDDNEIEPWQGAFYASPSYTNPIFNYFREEIGFNLSQVLKPLDPDTEDFVLRDTNYQAIKNSPEFLTNKNLDSPTNRVLTSLLSKERLEFMLRYALAYVNEYSGIQKHIMRYPQFFATMAIQEKLDKGIKKGIIWHTQGSGKTALAYYNTHFLTDYFQAKNIIPKFYFIVDRLDLLTQARDEFTARGLKVHTVNSKQEFLNDLKTTTAVYNAKGVREISVVNIQKFHDDKDLRMNLDYDISIQRIYFLDEVHRSYEPKGSFLANLEQSDKNAIKIGLTGTPLIGKDLKSKDLFGDYIHKYYYNKSIADGYTLKLIREDIETEYQIKLKAALDSIDIKKGDTDRKLVYAHPSFVEPMLEYIVDDFEKFRVRNNDGSLGGMVICDSSEQARELFRIFNEKFGSVVNGLPKVAEEDTTYGNEWSANFKPKKAGLVLYDSGSKDELAERRDQFKSGKIDLLFVYNMLLTGFDAKRLKKLYLARVIKSHNLLQALTRVNRTYKDYRYGYVVDFADISLEFDKTNRAYFDELQEVLGDEMESYSNLFMSKEEIEVNISEIKETLADYELKNAEIFSAQISEISDRGTMLKIKKALEDARSLYNVIRLTGEYDLLEKLDFRQLGRLRIMAIDHLALINAKQALEHNEEMGNLLNMALEDVVFLFKKVGEEELILADRLKDILRKTREGLASNFDTKDPEWISLYDELKRLFKNKNLSEVTQEEMQRNMHSLKTIHEKVKELNRKNELLCAKYEGDSKYARVQKRLLEAGKPSKIRTAIIEALQNIKEQADMSILQRNNTLDNEAYFKREVARYVMKSFNQSLTTNLDYDTVIFISDIIVNEYMNEYYNRPA; encoded by the coding sequence ATGATGTTCAACGAAGACTCCAGAGTAAAGATACCAGCGATTTTACATCTCACGCAGCTTGGGTATACGTATTTGTCCCTTAAGGAATCTAGCTGGGATGTGGAGACCAACATTTTTGCGGACATTTTCAAGACTTCGATTGAACGAATAAACCCGCATCTTGAAAGTCAAGATATTGAAAGGTTATATCAGGAAATAAGCCTGTCTCTTGACAATAATGATTTGGGCAAAGCCTTTTATAATATGTTGGTGCAACGTTCAGGGACTAAACTTTTGGATTTAGAAAATTTTGGAAACAATTCTTTCCATGTAGTAACAGAACTTACCTATAAAAATGGTGAGGATGAATTCCGGCCAGACGTTATTGTATTGATTAACGGTATGCCATTGGTTTTTATAGAGGTGAAAAAGCCAAATAACCGCGATGGGGTTTTGGATGAGCGGAGGCGAATCAAAAGAAGGTTTCAGAATAAAAAGTTCAAAAAGTTCGTGAATCTTACCCAGTTCATGATTTTCTCCAATAATATGGAGTATGACGACAATGAAATTGAGCCCTGGCAGGGTGCGTTTTACGCCTCCCCCTCCTATACTAATCCCATCTTTAATTATTTCAGGGAAGAAATTGGCTTCAACCTTTCCCAAGTTTTAAAACCTTTGGACCCCGACACTGAGGATTTTGTTTTAAGGGACACTAATTACCAAGCCATAAAAAACAGTCCAGAATTTTTAACCAACAAGAATCTGGATTCTCCAACAAATAGAGTTCTCACTTCTTTGTTGAGCAAGGAAAGACTGGAATTCATGTTGCGCTATGCCTTGGCCTATGTTAACGAGTACTCCGGTATTCAGAAACATATCATGCGTTACCCTCAGTTTTTTGCAACAATGGCCATTCAAGAAAAACTGGATAAAGGGATAAAAAAGGGAATTATTTGGCACACTCAAGGTAGTGGTAAAACGGCTCTTGCATATTACAACACCCATTTTTTGACCGATTACTTTCAAGCCAAGAACATTATTCCAAAGTTCTATTTTATAGTCGATAGGTTGGATTTGCTCACACAGGCCAGGGATGAGTTTACGGCGAGAGGTTTGAAGGTCCATACGGTAAACTCTAAACAAGAGTTTCTAAATGATTTAAAAACCACCACCGCTGTTTATAACGCCAAAGGAGTTCGTGAAATTTCTGTGGTAAATATCCAAAAGTTTCATGATGACAAAGACTTGCGGATGAACCTTGACTATGATATTTCCATACAGCGGATTTATTTTTTGGATGAAGTGCACCGCAGTTACGAACCCAAAGGTAGTTTCTTGGCCAATTTAGAACAGAGCGATAAGAATGCCATCAAAATCGGCTTGACAGGAACACCTTTAATCGGGAAAGATTTAAAGTCCAAAGACTTGTTTGGTGATTATATCCATAAGTACTACTACAATAAATCCATAGCTGATGGCTACACTCTAAAGCTGATTCGAGAAGACATAGAGACCGAATACCAAATAAAATTAAAGGCTGCACTTGATTCCATTGATATAAAAAAGGGAGATACTGATAGAAAATTGGTGTATGCCCATCCCTCTTTTGTAGAACCTATGTTGGAATACATCGTCGACGACTTTGAAAAATTCAGGGTTCGTAACAATGATGGTAGTTTAGGGGGCATGGTTATATGCGACAGCAGCGAACAGGCGAGAGAATTGTTCAGGATTTTTAATGAGAAATTTGGTTCCGTGGTTAATGGTCTGCCAAAAGTCGCTGAAGAAGATACTACCTATGGTAATGAATGGTCTGCAAACTTTAAACCTAAAAAAGCAGGGCTTGTTTTGTACGATTCTGGATCAAAGGATGAATTGGCCGAACGCAGGGATCAATTTAAGTCTGGGAAAATTGACTTGCTTTTTGTTTATAATATGTTATTGACGGGTTTTGACGCCAAACGGCTAAAGAAACTGTATCTGGCAAGAGTAATAAAAAGCCATAATCTTTTGCAGGCATTGACCAGGGTAAATAGAACCTATAAAGATTACCGATATGGATATGTGGTCGATTTTGCCGATATATCCTTGGAGTTTGACAAGACCAACCGTGCCTATTTTGATGAGCTTCAAGAGGTATTGGGCGATGAGATGGAAAGCTATTCCAATCTCTTTATGTCCAAAGAAGAGATTGAGGTCAACATATCGGAAATAAAGGAAACCCTTGCTGATTATGAATTAAAAAATGCCGAAATCTTTTCTGCTCAAATTTCAGAAATTAGCGATAGGGGTACTATGTTAAAGATTAAGAAGGCCTTGGAAGATGCCCGTTCCCTTTACAACGTTATTAGATTGACAGGGGAATATGATCTATTGGAAAAATTGGATTTCCGTCAATTGGGACGATTGCGTATAATGGCGATAGACCATTTAGCATTGATCAACGCCAAACAAGCCTTGGAGCACAATGAAGAAATGGGCAACCTCTTGAATATGGCTCTGGAGGATGTGGTATTTCTGTTCAAAAAAGTAGGGGAAGAAGAACTGATTCTGGCCGATAGACTAAAAGACATCCTAAGAAAAACGCGCGAAGGCCTTGCCAGTAATTTTGATACCAAAGACCCTGAATGGATTAGCCTATATGATGAATTAAAAAGACTTTTTAAAAATAAGAACCTAAGTGAGGTCACTCAGGAGGAAATGCAGCGGAATATGCATTCACTGAAAACCATTCATGAAAAAGTGAAGGAATTGAACCGGAAAAATGAGTTGCTGTGTGCTAAATACGAAGGTGATTCAAAATATGCCCGGGTTCAGAAACGGTTGTTGGAAGCAGGAAAACCTTCAAAAATTAGGACGGCCATTATCGAGGCCTTACAAAATATAAAGGAACAAGCAGATATGAGCATACTACAACGTAACAATACCTTGGACAATGAAGCATATTTTAAACGGGAAGTGGCACGCTATGTAATGAAGTCATTCAACCAAAGTTTAACCACGAACTTGGATTATGACACCGTAATTTTTATTAGTGACATCATTGTAAATGAATATATGAACGAGTATTATAACAGACCGGCATAA